One Chlorobaculum limnaeum genomic window carries:
- a CDS encoding SLBB domain-containing protein — translation MRRTELFFSRRIRQTGAIPGDSRFRRASMLLCSLLMLMLSACNSISPKETTVSEKGESNFKTELPKKVQEFATPDRLKALDTQEVFQYRLGPGDMISIQVWRRPELSQEGILVSPDGFLSVPRIGNVQVLGMTVAEVKALVTSKLEFFYIEPEVTIRVQQFHNNKAFVLGRVSKPGVVNFPGKGTLLEALALAGGIPDQNKDTSLTKCAIIRGNDIIIWIDLQDLLRNGNMALNAPVRNNDVIYIPESSDEMVYVLGEVQTPGAIQIRSGMTVLKAVMLAGGINKNADPEKVFVIRQQTLKGDVIRVNLKSLLEKGDFSQNFNLMANDIVYVSPGGMTKLNYSIEKILPSMQILNLGVGQSSFIYGTP, via the coding sequence ATGAGACGAACCGAACTGTTTTTCTCTCGCCGCATCCGGCAAACCGGCGCAATTCCCGGCGACTCCCGATTCAGGCGGGCGAGCATGCTGCTCTGCTCGCTGCTCATGCTCATGCTCTCCGCGTGCAACTCCATTTCGCCGAAAGAGACCACCGTCAGCGAGAAAGGCGAGAGCAACTTCAAAACCGAGCTTCCGAAAAAAGTTCAGGAGTTCGCAACGCCCGACCGGCTCAAGGCGCTCGATACTCAGGAGGTTTTCCAGTACCGCCTCGGGCCGGGGGACATGATCAGCATTCAGGTGTGGCGGCGGCCCGAGCTGTCGCAGGAGGGCATTCTGGTTTCACCCGACGGCTTTCTCAGTGTGCCGAGAATCGGCAACGTTCAGGTGCTCGGCATGACCGTCGCCGAGGTGAAAGCGCTGGTCACGTCGAAACTCGAATTCTTTTACATCGAACCCGAAGTGACCATTCGCGTCCAGCAATTCCACAACAACAAGGCCTTTGTGCTCGGCCGGGTGAGCAAACCGGGAGTCGTCAACTTCCCCGGCAAGGGCACGCTGCTCGAAGCTCTCGCGCTGGCGGGCGGCATTCCCGACCAGAACAAGGACACCTCGCTCACCAAGTGCGCCATCATCCGGGGCAACGACATCATCATCTGGATCGACCTCCAGGATCTGCTGCGCAACGGCAACATGGCGCTGAACGCACCGGTCAGGAACAACGACGTGATCTACATTCCGGAATCTTCGGACGAGATGGTCTATGTGCTTGGCGAGGTGCAGACACCGGGCGCGATCCAGATCAGGAGCGGCATGACGGTGCTGAAGGCGGTGATGCTCGCCGGAGGCATCAACAAGAACGCCGATCCCGAAAAGGTGTTCGTCATCCGCCAGCAGACGCTCAAGGGCGACGTCATCAGGGTGAACCTGAAAAGTCTGCTCGAAAAAGGCGATTTCTCGCAGAATTTCAACCTGATGGCAAACGACATCGTTTACGTCAGCCCCGGCGGCATGACCAAACTCAACTATTCCATCGAAAAGATTTTGCCCTCCATGCAGATTCTGAATCTCGGCGTCGGTCAGTCCAGCTTTATTTACGGCACTCCTTAG
- a CDS encoding glycosyltransferase has translation MQKPSLTIIPSVPVWKQGETLRFDRKFYDGLLRYTELWPGPITCVMAQSSSPLPDFGVVEATPGVMPFTCIALKESEIVGKEHIRDATIVLASADAHDQLHLAALCRQMGVRCVYVIEYIPETRYQIAALDNRNPAAALRQKLYLWLGERKRRKAFELCDGLQCNGTPAYHEYRETPNRLLYFDTRVSKEQLIGDAELEARLATLREKKPLRLAFSGRLVAMKGADHLVRLALKLKKLNLPFHLSIYGAGELEAEMKRSIERNELNELVTMEGAVDFQRQLLPDLKKKVDLFVALHRQSDPSCTYLETLSCGVPIVGYRNQAFGGILDLAEIGWGVKPDDIDAVSWMILRLDLARDEIAEKSGNAAGFGRQHDFDTTYRNRIDHLLSITNGRKRS, from the coding sequence TTGCAGAAACCCTCGTTAACCATCATCCCCTCCGTTCCGGTCTGGAAACAGGGCGAAACGTTGCGGTTCGACCGTAAATTTTACGATGGTCTCCTGCGCTATACCGAACTCTGGCCGGGGCCGATAACCTGCGTGATGGCGCAAAGCAGCTCGCCGCTCCCGGATTTCGGCGTCGTCGAGGCAACGCCCGGCGTGATGCCCTTCACCTGCATCGCGCTGAAGGAGAGCGAAATCGTCGGAAAAGAGCATATCCGGGACGCCACGATCGTGCTCGCTTCGGCGGATGCCCACGACCAGCTCCACCTCGCCGCCCTGTGCCGACAGATGGGGGTAAGATGCGTTTACGTCATCGAGTACATTCCCGAAACCCGCTACCAGATCGCCGCTCTCGACAATCGCAATCCCGCTGCGGCGCTTCGACAGAAACTCTATCTCTGGCTCGGCGAGCGCAAGCGGCGCAAGGCTTTCGAACTGTGCGACGGGCTTCAGTGCAACGGCACGCCAGCTTACCATGAGTACCGGGAGACACCGAACCGGCTGCTCTATTTCGACACGCGGGTCTCGAAAGAGCAGCTCATCGGCGACGCCGAACTCGAAGCGCGCCTTGCCACGCTCAGGGAGAAAAAGCCGCTCCGGCTGGCCTTCTCCGGACGGCTCGTGGCCATGAAGGGGGCGGATCACCTCGTCCGGCTCGCCCTGAAACTCAAAAAACTGAATCTCCCGTTCCACCTCTCCATCTACGGGGCGGGCGAGCTGGAAGCGGAGATGAAGCGCTCTATCGAAAGGAACGAGCTGAACGAGCTGGTAACGATGGAGGGCGCGGTGGACTTCCAACGGCAACTCTTGCCCGACCTGAAGAAGAAGGTCGATCTTTTCGTTGCCCTGCACCGCCAGAGCGACCCGTCGTGCACGTACCTCGAAACCCTCTCCTGCGGTGTGCCGATCGTCGGCTACCGCAACCAGGCTTTTGGAGGGATTCTTGATCTTGCCGAAATCGGCTGGGGCGTCAAGCCCGATGACATCGACGCGGTCTCGTGGATGATTCTCCGGCTCGATCTCGCTCGCGATGAGATTGCCGAAAAGTCCGGAAACGCCGCTGGCTTCGGTCGCCAGCACGATTTCGACACCACCTACAGGAACCGGATCGACCACCTGCTCTCCATAACCAATGGACGGAAACGCTCATGA
- a CDS encoding glycosyltransferase family 8 protein yields the protein MNEKVNIVFASDRNYIQHLSVALVSLLVNNRELAFTVYIISSGMTAKDRRNIDGIVKGYDCEVRHLTVSDDLFVTLATEHPMYPKGIYYRLLIPSLIDEEKVLYLDSDIVVNGSIRELYETDLGDAYVGAIEDPGFDRHDKLRMDKSAVYFNSGMMLINLRKWKETGLQQKIIDFIEKHPEDIWFPDQCGLNSVINGRWKKVALKFNQFSSLFDADFESRFDCFGKEELQEARTKPVVIHYTSGSKPWHFKNRHPYKSCYWKYLKMTPYRRAIYSDLRPLHLLKSMIPKEFKTAIKRVLKKQAG from the coding sequence ATGAACGAGAAAGTCAACATCGTCTTCGCTTCCGACAGGAACTACATCCAGCACCTCTCCGTCGCGCTGGTTTCGCTGCTCGTAAACAACCGAGAGCTGGCGTTCACCGTCTATATCATCAGCAGCGGCATGACGGCAAAAGACCGGCGCAACATCGACGGAATCGTAAAAGGATACGACTGCGAGGTGAGGCATCTCACCGTTTCGGACGACCTCTTCGTCACGCTGGCCACCGAACACCCGATGTATCCGAAAGGCATCTACTACCGCCTGCTCATTCCCTCGCTCATCGACGAAGAGAAGGTGCTCTACCTCGATTCGGACATCGTCGTCAACGGCTCGATCAGGGAGCTGTACGAGACCGATCTCGGCGACGCTTATGTCGGCGCGATCGAAGACCCCGGTTTCGACCGCCACGACAAATTGCGGATGGACAAGTCGGCGGTCTATTTCAACTCCGGCATGATGCTCATCAATCTCAGGAAATGGAAAGAGACCGGTCTCCAGCAAAAGATCATCGACTTCATTGAAAAACACCCGGAGGACATCTGGTTTCCCGACCAGTGCGGCTTGAATTCGGTCATCAACGGCAGATGGAAAAAGGTGGCGCTGAAGTTCAACCAGTTTTCATCGTTGTTCGACGCCGACTTCGAAAGCCGGTTCGACTGCTTCGGCAAGGAGGAGCTTCAGGAGGCCCGGACGAAACCGGTCGTCATTCACTACACATCGGGATCGAAGCCCTGGCACTTCAAAAACAGGCACCCGTATAAAAGCTGTTACTGGAAGTATCTGAAAATGACGCCGTACCGGCGCGCCATCTACTCAGACCTGAGACCGCTGCATCTGTTGAAATCGATGATCCCGAAGGAGTTCAAGACCGCGATCAAGAGGGTGCTGAAAAAACAGGCCGGTTGA
- a CDS encoding lipopolysaccharide biosynthesis protein, which produces MSHKENAQKKLVSNAVSGILATLVYMLSRLLLTPFILHYLSLSEFGLWSLCFIILSYAGMGGFGVNSTYIRYAARYLAEGREEEISRLLSTGVAYMFLFCSLFYAGLSLAMPFLMVRFNVEVAQRAVATTLILGTAIVFSIELVLGGFRFIINGMHEFAKERMVTTVAGLVEIGAIIGFLALGSGVKGLLYAYALRLVLETLGCWFIAKSLLPSLRVSLRLFSREHLRHFFGFGGKVQVLGMLGIFLTAIDRLFITAISGLAAGGLFEIGRKLPSAAGGIASSAFGPFLSTAAHLEGKWTGDKWKTPAERAVTYLTVALSTVALAVAPIAFLDRVRLWLPFNSWIAALAAAGAGVLLLALLDRSFKTENRLESAELKKLYLDGIRFTNIINSLLFGFLIAMARPLIDVWVGTKYPGAVEVMIFLSIAYSIQLCTGPVTLLFRGIDRNGRELEYMLVQTLLMVLWIPAGTMAWGLTGAAAAIAASMSVSTLFIIWRSNGTFAIRVGEFFVHSVLPALIPVLPGVPIYAISQLWPQTGRLNLMIQILSCGTLFVLSSAGLLWKFVLDDAEKAKALELLPQKKASA; this is translated from the coding sequence ATGAGTCATAAGGAAAACGCGCAGAAAAAGCTTGTCAGCAACGCGGTATCGGGCATTCTGGCCACCCTCGTCTATATGCTCAGCCGGTTGCTGCTGACGCCGTTTATCCTGCACTACCTCTCGTTGAGCGAGTTCGGCCTCTGGTCGCTCTGCTTCATCATCCTCTCCTACGCGGGCATGGGCGGTTTCGGCGTGAACAGCACCTATATCCGCTATGCGGCGCGTTACCTCGCCGAGGGGCGGGAGGAGGAGATCAGCCGCCTGCTCTCGACCGGCGTGGCCTACATGTTTCTGTTCTGCTCGCTCTTTTACGCGGGCCTCTCGCTGGCGATGCCGTTCCTGATGGTGCGCTTCAACGTCGAAGTCGCGCAGCGGGCGGTGGCCACGACGCTGATTCTCGGCACGGCGATCGTTTTCAGCATTGAGCTGGTGCTTGGCGGCTTCCGTTTCATCATCAACGGGATGCACGAATTCGCCAAAGAGAGAATGGTCACCACGGTTGCCGGACTCGTCGAAATCGGCGCGATCATCGGCTTTCTGGCGCTCGGCTCCGGAGTGAAGGGGCTGCTCTACGCCTACGCGCTGCGGCTCGTGCTCGAAACGCTCGGCTGCTGGTTCATCGCCAAATCGCTGCTGCCATCGCTGCGCGTCTCGCTGCGGCTTTTCAGCCGCGAGCACCTGCGGCACTTTTTCGGCTTCGGCGGCAAGGTGCAGGTACTCGGAATGCTCGGCATCTTCCTGACCGCCATCGACCGGCTCTTCATCACCGCCATTTCGGGGCTTGCCGCCGGAGGCTTGTTCGAGATCGGGCGCAAGCTCCCTTCAGCGGCGGGCGGCATCGCCTCGTCGGCCTTCGGGCCGTTCCTCTCGACGGCGGCGCATCTCGAAGGAAAATGGACGGGCGACAAGTGGAAAACTCCCGCCGAACGCGCAGTCACCTATCTCACGGTCGCGCTGAGCACCGTCGCGCTGGCGGTCGCGCCGATAGCTTTTCTCGACCGGGTGCGCCTCTGGCTGCCCTTCAACAGCTGGATAGCCGCGCTTGCCGCTGCCGGAGCAGGCGTACTGCTCCTCGCGCTGCTCGACCGTTCGTTCAAAACCGAAAACCGCCTGGAGAGCGCCGAGCTGAAAAAACTCTACCTCGACGGCATCCGCTTCACCAATATCATCAACTCACTGCTGTTTGGCTTCCTCATCGCCATGGCCCGCCCGCTCATCGACGTCTGGGTGGGCACGAAATATCCCGGCGCCGTCGAAGTCATGATCTTTCTCTCCATCGCCTACTCGATCCAGCTCTGCACCGGCCCGGTCACGCTGCTCTTCAGGGGAATCGATCGCAACGGGCGCGAGCTCGAATACATGCTGGTGCAAACGCTGCTGATGGTGCTCTGGATTCCCGCCGGAACGATGGCCTGGGGGCTCACCGGAGCCGCTGCGGCCATAGCCGCGAGCATGTCGGTCAGCACGCTCTTCATCATCTGGCGAAGTAACGGCACCTTCGCCATCCGCGTGGGCGAATTTTTCGTGCACAGCGTACTGCCGGCACTGATTCCGGTTTTGCCGGGAGTGCCGATTTACGCCATATCACAGCTCTGGCCGCAGACCGGACGCCTGAACCTGATGATCCAGATTCTCTCGTGCGGCACGCTCTTCGTGCTCTCGAGCGCCGGGCTGCTCTGGAAATTCGTGCTCGACGATGCCGAGAAAGCCAAAGCCCTCGAACTGCTGCCACAGAAAAAAGCATCGGCATGA
- a CDS encoding GumC family protein, with protein sequence MMKDNAPKEALPFGKPNKPIDIVGFVKRYGLFVLVIGAFLFTLTVPLVLLISKPNYEVHALMRIDPVIPSVITKSEDPSIMNYYSDYSNTQARRMMDFDVLEATVKKLTPDQRNAIFPPNLPTATCAEIAGIIIKINPVPGTHLIDISVSGPKKKGLAPLVNSLMRVYLDKMRRGNEMQDNERLVYLKNEQQALTNDIAAIEEKLNLLTKEISTADFGEDNNIASKRADELQQASVNAFTERISSENQLREAEKNSQQLKKLSLDPMVEERVMGDQSLHSTSSWTYQQQQQLRSTTDGLTQNNPDRIYVEQRMKAMRDYEKKLQNEVRNSAKMIVYGKRDYEQKRELILSKNKAEKAKSTEEELLKELDKTRQESVRISLGLHLGEALKSSLKHKRDLLDQIDTRIHELELEGKAPLHVAIESLAREPESPAGSNTKKLMLVFFAISFGSVGVLFAAVDFLDNRIRRKEDIKAALGYPPAKEIPESAEKKPLLDVLELAPGDPAAQAIRSLAVKLVHENRQSGSKIILFSGVERQTGATSLAWNCARALGSLAPKVLLIEAATNAPPLSKLNGLAKEPAGVRELLAGTKSPEEVIVSGGEGSPDMLYHGEAAAGITPQQRLPGILAALRERYDFICIDAPPVLESNLTENLALHADIVTLVALGESTMYRDLRAAAEVFVRLEVPAIMPILNWGGPAKSSTIDRLLEKPPEFLDRIETGKLEALLRNLPSGDRLFDLAASVLASLKKAAKPKKSGPSGNRQRTNP encoded by the coding sequence ATGATGAAGGATAACGCTCCGAAAGAGGCGCTGCCATTCGGCAAGCCGAACAAACCGATCGACATCGTCGGCTTCGTCAAGCGGTACGGACTGTTCGTGCTCGTAATCGGCGCGTTCCTGTTCACCCTCACCGTGCCGCTCGTGCTGCTCATCAGCAAGCCCAATTACGAGGTGCACGCCCTCATGAGAATCGACCCGGTCATCCCTTCGGTGATCACCAAATCCGAAGACCCGTCGATCATGAACTACTATTCCGATTACTCAAACACGCAGGCTCGGCGGATGATGGATTTCGACGTGCTCGAAGCGACGGTCAAAAAGCTGACTCCCGATCAGCGAAACGCGATCTTTCCGCCGAACCTCCCTACAGCGACCTGCGCCGAGATTGCCGGTATCATCATCAAGATCAACCCCGTGCCGGGCACGCACCTGATCGACATCAGCGTTTCCGGGCCGAAAAAAAAGGGGCTTGCGCCGCTGGTCAACTCCCTGATGCGCGTCTACCTCGACAAGATGAGAAGAGGCAACGAGATGCAGGACAACGAACGGCTGGTCTACCTCAAAAACGAGCAGCAGGCGCTGACCAACGACATCGCCGCCATCGAGGAGAAACTCAACCTGCTCACCAAGGAGATCTCGACGGCCGATTTCGGAGAGGACAACAACATCGCCAGCAAACGGGCCGACGAGCTTCAGCAGGCTTCGGTCAACGCCTTCACGGAGCGGATATCTTCGGAAAACCAGTTGAGGGAGGCCGAAAAAAACAGCCAGCAGCTCAAAAAACTGAGCCTCGATCCCATGGTCGAAGAGCGGGTGATGGGGGATCAGTCCCTCCACTCCACCAGCTCGTGGACCTACCAGCAGCAGCAGCAGCTCCGCAGCACCACGGACGGCCTGACGCAGAACAACCCCGACCGCATCTACGTCGAGCAGCGCATGAAGGCCATGCGCGACTACGAGAAGAAGTTGCAGAACGAGGTGCGCAACTCCGCAAAAATGATCGTGTACGGCAAGCGCGATTACGAGCAGAAGCGGGAGCTGATCCTGAGCAAAAACAAGGCTGAAAAAGCCAAAAGCACCGAAGAGGAGCTGCTGAAGGAGCTGGACAAAACCAGGCAGGAGTCCGTGCGCATCTCGCTCGGCCTGCACCTCGGAGAGGCGCTCAAATCGTCGCTGAAGCACAAGCGCGACCTGCTCGACCAGATCGACACCCGCATCCACGAGCTCGAACTCGAAGGCAAAGCGCCGCTGCACGTCGCCATTGAGTCGCTGGCCCGCGAACCCGAAAGCCCGGCGGGTTCCAACACGAAAAAGCTGATGCTGGTCTTCTTCGCCATCTCGTTCGGCTCGGTCGGCGTGCTGTTTGCGGCGGTTGATTTTCTCGACAACCGGATCCGGCGGAAGGAGGATATCAAGGCGGCGCTCGGCTATCCTCCGGCAAAAGAGATTCCCGAATCCGCCGAAAAGAAGCCGCTCCTCGACGTGCTGGAACTCGCGCCCGGCGACCCCGCCGCGCAGGCGATCCGGAGCCTCGCGGTGAAACTTGTTCACGAAAACCGGCAAAGTGGCTCGAAGATCATTCTCTTCAGCGGCGTCGAGCGACAGACCGGCGCAACCTCGCTCGCCTGGAACTGCGCGCGGGCACTCGGTTCGCTTGCACCAAAGGTGCTGCTGATCGAAGCCGCCACCAACGCGCCGCCGCTCAGCAAACTCAACGGACTCGCCAAGGAACCCGCCGGAGTGCGGGAGCTGCTGGCGGGCACGAAATCGCCTGAAGAGGTGATCGTCAGCGGCGGCGAAGGGTCGCCCGACATGCTTTACCACGGAGAGGCAGCGGCGGGCATCACGCCGCAACAGCGCCTGCCCGGAATACTCGCCGCTCTCCGGGAGCGATATGACTTTATCTGCATCGACGCGCCGCCGGTGCTGGAGAGCAACCTGACCGAAAACCTCGCGCTCCATGCCGATATCGTCACGCTCGTCGCGCTTGGCGAAAGCACGATGTACCGCGACCTGCGGGCCGCCGCCGAGGTGTTCGTGCGGCTGGAGGTTCCGGCGATCATGCCGATCCTGAACTGGGGCGGCCCGGCCAAAAGTTCGACCATCGACAGGCTTCTCGAAAAACCGCCGGAGTTTCTCGACAGAATAGAAACCGGAAAACTCGAAGCGCTGCTCCGCAATCTCCCGTCAGGAGACCGCCTGTTCGACCTCGCCGCCAGCGTGCTCGCTTCGCTCAAAAAGGCGGCCAAACCGAAGAAATCGGGGCCATCCGGCAACAGACAACGTACAAATCCGTGA
- a CDS encoding glycosyltransferase family 4 protein, giving the protein MKHLPVLFGYHASNLGNSHVPLSLCRYWNESGRQATLTVASADDAFAFPWVTPALKGIKKGLVYKLGERMQPKQMTEALFFRKESASSPVYLWAGLSLDIFERFSERGAKIVLERINCHRATSRRIILSACEHWNEQVPETFSDSQIAEENRKLELSDAVFCPSPMVRKSMLDNGVAEAKLMQTSYGWAPERFPSIDAPRKENAEPVFLFTGTLCIRKGVMLLLEAWKKAKIRGKLLLCGGVYSDIEAAMERHRDTPNIEHIAYTKDIGEVYRRADLFVFPSLEEGGPMVTYEAMAHGIPPLVTAMGAGAVMRDGIDGIVLPDFDVDAWAAAMTEMAENREKRAEMGRNARQRAAEFTWKEVAARRAGLLEARYPELWK; this is encoded by the coding sequence ATGAAACACCTGCCGGTTCTGTTTGGCTACCACGCATCGAATCTCGGCAACAGCCATGTGCCGCTCTCGCTGTGCCGCTACTGGAACGAATCGGGCCGCCAGGCGACGCTCACCGTGGCCAGCGCCGATGACGCCTTCGCGTTTCCGTGGGTCACTCCTGCCCTCAAGGGGATCAAAAAAGGTCTCGTCTACAAACTGGGAGAGCGGATGCAGCCGAAGCAGATGACTGAAGCGCTCTTTTTCCGCAAGGAGAGCGCCTCGTCGCCGGTCTATCTCTGGGCCGGACTCTCGCTCGACATCTTCGAGCGCTTCAGCGAACGGGGCGCGAAAATCGTACTCGAACGGATCAACTGCCACCGGGCGACCTCGCGCCGGATCATCCTCTCCGCCTGCGAGCACTGGAACGAGCAGGTACCGGAGACCTTTTCGGACAGCCAGATCGCCGAGGAGAACCGCAAGCTCGAACTCTCGGACGCGGTCTTCTGCCCGAGTCCGATGGTTCGGAAGTCAATGCTCGACAACGGCGTGGCTGAAGCGAAGCTGATGCAAACCAGCTACGGCTGGGCGCCCGAACGCTTTCCGTCGATCGACGCGCCGCGCAAGGAAAATGCGGAGCCGGTCTTCCTCTTCACCGGCACCCTCTGCATCCGAAAGGGCGTTATGCTGCTGCTCGAAGCGTGGAAAAAAGCCAAAATCCGCGGCAAGCTGCTGCTCTGCGGCGGCGTCTATTCGGACATCGAGGCGGCGATGGAAAGGCATCGGGACACCCCCAACATCGAACACATCGCCTACACGAAGGACATTGGCGAGGTCTATCGCCGGGCTGATCTCTTCGTCTTTCCGAGCCTCGAAGAGGGCGGGCCGATGGTGACCTACGAAGCGATGGCACACGGCATTCCGCCGCTCGTCACGGCGATGGGCGCAGGCGCTGTCATGCGGGACGGCATCGATGGCATCGTGCTGCCCGATTTCGACGTCGATGCCTGGGCGGCGGCGATGACGGAGATGGCGGAGAATCGCGAGAAGAGAGCTGAGATGGGGCGCAACGCACGCCAGCGCGCGGCAGAGTTCACCTGGAAGGAGGTAGCAGCCCGCCGCGCCGGACTGCTCGAAGCCCGCTATCCCGAGCTCTGGAAATGA
- a CDS encoding serine O-acetyltransferase: MKTSDNTAPISATEPDWSRESPVPGRYEPAKNLLAAFRRYQRLKAKGGIMARALRPFVVLRHRFWSAVTGADIPLDSHIGGGLLLPHPNGIVIHPEARIGPNCLFFQQVTIGMGGRKPGAPVIGGHVDIGAGAKILGGVTIGDHALIGANAVVLCDVPPHATAVGIPARVIAPKKS, from the coding sequence ATGAAGACAAGCGACAACACCGCGCCAATTTCGGCGACCGAACCGGACTGGAGCCGCGAATCGCCGGTTCCGGGGCGATACGAACCGGCAAAAAATCTGCTCGCGGCGTTCCGGCGCTATCAGCGGCTGAAGGCAAAGGGCGGCATCATGGCCCGCGCCCTGCGTCCGTTCGTGGTGCTGCGCCACCGCTTCTGGAGCGCGGTCACGGGCGCGGACATCCCGCTCGACTCGCACATCGGCGGCGGCTTGCTCCTGCCCCACCCGAACGGCATCGTCATACACCCGGAGGCGCGGATCGGCCCGAACTGCCTCTTTTTCCAGCAGGTGACGATCGGCATGGGCGGACGCAAACCCGGCGCGCCGGTGATCGGCGGTCACGTCGATATTGGCGCGGGCGCGAAGATTCTCGGCGGCGTCACGATCGGCGACCACGCCCTCATCGGCGCCAACGCCGTCGTGCTCTGCGACGTGCCCCCGCACGCCACCGCCGTCGGCATTCCGGCAAGAGTTATCGCACCGAAGAAAAGTTGA
- a CDS encoding radical SAM protein, whose product MKVTELARMGLNHSRNALAESLYINTGVDFTRPVTFHALVNERCNCKCRHCEYWRQAEYIPEMSIEEWQKTLLSIKEFAGRFSVNFSGGEPFIKKGFIDLLRFCRDNDILAGVTTNGALLNEKNVQALVAARPFNLNISLDSTDARVHDYVRGMNGLFERIVRGIGLLKAEQQKQGVTFPIIIKPTVMSANFRELPEIVRWAEKIGATAVNFQPLGRWTPETYDELWIEEKEMAEFEEVIDRLVEMKRAGSPIMNSEEILRLMPASFREEKASPEHLPCRIGLHEFYIRPDGEVKLCFHFPSIGNTTKESAREIWTGAKAKKIREATIKCDKLCLLTCLSQKSLVNKASQALTMLTRQKTKAGQ is encoded by the coding sequence ATGAAAGTCACCGAACTGGCCCGCATGGGGCTGAACCATAGCCGCAACGCGCTTGCCGAGTCGCTCTACATCAACACCGGCGTCGATTTCACCCGCCCCGTCACCTTCCACGCGCTGGTGAATGAGCGGTGCAACTGCAAGTGCCGCCACTGCGAGTACTGGCGACAGGCGGAGTACATCCCGGAGATGTCCATCGAAGAGTGGCAGAAAACCCTGCTCAGCATCAAGGAGTTCGCGGGACGCTTCTCCGTCAACTTCAGCGGCGGCGAACCCTTTATCAAGAAAGGCTTTATCGACCTTTTGCGCTTCTGCCGCGACAACGACATTCTCGCGGGCGTGACGACCAACGGCGCGTTGCTGAACGAAAAGAACGTGCAGGCGCTCGTCGCCGCGCGTCCGTTCAACCTCAACATCTCGCTGGACTCGACCGACGCCAGGGTGCACGACTACGTGCGCGGCATGAACGGCCTCTTCGAGCGAATCGTGCGCGGTATCGGACTTCTGAAGGCGGAGCAGCAGAAGCAGGGCGTCACCTTCCCGATCATCATCAAGCCGACGGTCATGTCGGCAAACTTCCGGGAGCTGCCGGAGATCGTGCGCTGGGCGGAGAAGATCGGCGCGACGGCGGTGAACTTCCAGCCGCTCGGGCGCTGGACGCCGGAGACGTATGACGAGTTGTGGATCGAAGAGAAGGAGATGGCAGAATTCGAGGAGGTGATCGACCGGCTCGTCGAGATGAAACGCGCCGGATCGCCAATCATGAACAGCGAGGAGATTCTGCGGCTCATGCCCGCGAGCTTCCGCGAAGAGAAGGCGTCGCCGGAGCACCTCCCCTGCCGCATCGGGCTGCACGAGTTCTACATCCGCCCCGACGGCGAGGTGAAGCTCTGCTTCCACTTCCCCTCCATCGGCAACACCACCAAAGAGTCGGCGCGGGAGATATGGACGGGCGCGAAAGCGAAGAAGATTCGCGAAGCGACGATCAAGTGCGACAAGCTCTGCCTGCTCACCTGCTTGTCGCAGAAGTCGCTCGTCAACAAGGCGAGCCAGGCGCTGACCATGCTCACCCGCCAGAAAACCAAAGCCGGACAGTGA